From one Solanum lycopersicum chromosome 12, SLM_r2.1 genomic stretch:
- the LOC101266700 gene encoding uncharacterized protein — translation MSKGITQPWLIAGDFNAILSTQDWLDGGSVTKNEIQDFGDCLRDMEVTELQWKGNYYTWNNKQCGEDRISSRIDRAFGNDEWMDKWGHVTTEYGNPSISNHSPMMIVLQKTHQYGKVSFKFFNIWTEHESFMDKVEEVWIKDYVNSKMKQVWWKLKDLQPVLTQLNKKEFEYIGKQIEMARVEIAKVQDQLKEKATDEIVGMEKELLIKLEKWSLIEESALRQKARIKWIQLGDANNKFFSSII, via the coding sequence ATGTCAAAAGGTATTACTCAGCCTTGGCTCATTGCAGGAGATTTTAATGCTATTCTTTCTACTCAGGATTGGTTAGATGGAGGGTCTGTTACTAAGAATGAAATACAAGATTTTGGTGATTGTTTGAGAGATATGGAGGTCACTGAATTGCAATGGAAAGGGAACTACTATACCTGGAATAATAAACAGTGTGGAGAAGATAGAATATCAAGCAGAATTGATAGAGCATTTGGGAATGATGAATGGATGGATAAATGGGGACATGTCACTACTGAGTATGGGAATCCAAGTATATCTAATCATAGCCCTATGATGATAGTATTACAAAAAACTCACCAGTATGGAAAAGTCAGCtttaaattctttaatataTGGACTGAACATGAAAGTTTCATGGATAAGGTGGAAGAAGTATGGATAAAAGACTATGTGAATAGCAAAATGAAACAAGTGTGGTGGAAATTGAAGGACCTTCAGCCAGTTTTAACTCAGTTGAataaaaaagagtttgaatataTTGGGAAGCAGATTGAGATGGCTAGAGTGGAAATTGCAAAAGTCCAAGATCAACTAAAAGAGAAAGCTACTGATGAGATAGTTGGGATGGAAAAAGAGTTACTAATCAAGCTGGAAAAATGGTCATTGATAGAAGAAAGTGCTCTGAGGCAGAAGGCAAGGATAAAATGGATTCAATTAGGGGATGCCAACAATAAGTTCTTCAGCTCAATTATATAG
- the LOC138340679 gene encoding uncharacterized protein, with the protein MAPPMDASLDIGTFPRLTTGPIMTNDQHELFSKFLKLKPPVFKGAESEDAYDFLVDCHELLHKMGIVEWFGVEFVSYQFQGNAKMWWRSHVECQPTGAPPMTWASFSSLFMEKYIPRTLRDRKRDEFLSLEQGRMSVNAYEAKFCALSRYATQLCFSPQERILRFVKGLRLELRISALQVAATAKSFQEVVDFVVEVEGVKPDEFTMASTSKRFRKGGEFNGSYSRGQGSGGYSVRPIQSSLQTVVGGPPQTGQHFSERPMLDSREFYGCAETGHIRRNCPKQSYRPPIARGRGGHGRGRYSGGRGGRGNGGHQNGRGDGQTGATTSQHGRGNGQTNERAHCYAFPGRSEAETSDAVITANVPSSSTQQ; encoded by the exons atggctcctcctatggatgcctcattggacataggcacgtttccacgtctgactactgggcctataatgacaaatgatcagcatgaacttttcagtaagtttttgaaattgaaacctccagtcttcaagggtgctgaatctgaggatgcttacgattttctagttgactgtcacgagctactacacaagatgggtatagtagaatggtttggtgttgagttcgtgagttatcagtttcaagggaacgccaaaatgtggtggcggtcacatgttgagtgtcaaccaacgggggcaccacctatgacttgggcctcattctctagcttgtttatggagaagtatatcccccggactttgagggataggaaaagggatgagttcttgagcttagagcaaggtaggatgtcggtcaatgcatatgaggctaagttttgtgcactatccagatatgccacccaactttgtttcagtccacaagagcggattcttcgttttgtgaaggggttgaggttagagttgcggatttcagccttacaggtagcggctacggcaaaatccttccaagaagtggtagatttcgtggtagaggtggaaggagtgaagccagatgaattcaccatggcatcgacgtcaaagaggtttcgaaagggaggtgagttcaacggttcttactctagaggacagggttccggaggttactcagttcgacccattcagtcttcactacagactgtagttgggggtccacctcagaccggtcaacacttctctgagagacctatgcttgactctagagagtttTATGGATGTGCAGaaactggacatattaggaggaattgtcccaaacagagttatagacccccaatagctagaggtagaggtggccatggtagaggccgttattctggaggacgtggtggtcgaggtaatggtggtcaccaaaacggccggggtgatgggcaaactggagccactacatcacaacatggtaggggcaacggacaaacaaacgaaagggcccattgttatgctttccctgggagatcggaggcggagacatctgatgctgtcatcacag caaacgtgccgtcatcttcgactcaacagtaa